The DNA region GCTTTGATTTTGCTGGTGATATAAGTGTCTTGGCTAATTTGACCAATTGAAATAACCGGTGCCACTTTCAATTCATTGTGAACCCTGTCGACACCTTGAGTGTTACGCACAAGGTGACTTGCTAAGTCACGGAGTGAACTATTCGTTACTTGACCCAATAACAATACAGAGCGATTGAATGAAACAACCTGTACGCGGGAGTCGTCCAAGCGGTCTTCCCCTTTCAATGCAGTGATAACGCGAACTTCAATAGTTTGATCATCAATTTGAGTGCCGACGCTACGCGTATCGGTTGCGGCTGAAATGCCTACTGCGGTCGCACCTACGAGTGCCGCAGCGCAACCAGTTAAACTAACCGCTATCGCGGCGCAAAATACCGCTACAGGCAATAAATTTCGACGTTCAGTCATTAATCTGTCTCCTGTGGGAAAATTCGATGCTCTACGACACTGCACAGCATGTTAGAAATCTGAAGTAAGTGCTCACTCGCACGAGCCGCGTTACTGGTTGGAATGCGTATCTCTACATCATCAGGTCCCAATAACCCGGCGATATCGACATCACTTGTTTGCGTAATCGCGATGATCAACATATCACGACTCAACGCGGCTTCCATTGCGCGGCTCACGCGCGGTGCTCGCTCAGCTGCATTGAATACCACGAGTAGATCGCTTGGTTGTCCTACGGCTTGTATTTGCTGGGCGAACATACGGTCATATTCAAGTGCACCATAATCTGCATGCAAGGAAGTTACCGGAAATGGAGGACGCTCAAAACTTAAGCCAGTCAACATAATATGCGCAAAATGGCGGGATGTTGCGTGGGCAAGACCTTCGCCGCAACAGTACACCTTACGACCGTTTAAGAGCGAATCAACGAGTAAATTACATGCCAGTTCAATTGGTTCTTGCAGCATATCTGCAGCAGCAATTTGAGTTTGAATACACTCGGTAAATAAGGTTTTTATAGGATCCTGCATATCACCTCGTTAAAACGCATCTTGCAACCATTGCGCCTGATCATAATCCATTACTATAGCAACGACATCGAAGCGCATGCGCGTTATATGTTCATTTAAATTATTCTGAATGAGAAAGAGTTGCGCGCATCGCCGAATCCTTTGACACTGCGCGGCGGTAATCTGTTCCACAACACTAGCAAAATGCTCGTTACTGCGACTTTTTACTTCAACGAACACCCAAGTATCCGCTTCCCGCATAATTAAATCAATTTCACCCATGTCACAACTGTAGTTACTTTCTACGTGGTCTAAGCCATGACGTTCAAGTAATGCGCGGGCGATTGCTTCGCCGTCATTTCCGATATCTTTTCGAGACATTCCTTGTCCTCATTATGTTATTGGCCCGCAACCACATCGTGACCTTTGAATTTAGCCCAATTGAGTTCACGCACAATTTGATTGTTACGAACGGTGAGTTCGCCAGTTAGCCCTTGTGCAGAAATACCCGGCATGGTCTGTAATAACGGTAAGCGTTGGCTTAGCAGCAAGGCGTCATGCCCAAAGGCGACCAGACGTGCGGTGCTATAGCCCCAGTTATTTCGTAACTCGAGCAGTTGTTTAAGCTGTTTCGCTTCATTGTGACCAGGCAGTAACCATGGTGCGTCCGTAAAACGAACATTATCGAGATCGTTTTCGCTCAGATCATTGCGAAGCGTATGGCTACCTGAATTCGCATAAACGGGTAGCGCCTTCATGAATGGCGAAATATTGACGTCAATAAACGGTTTTAACAATCGAGTTTGCTCAATGCCACCCACCAGATAAACCGAATCAACATCAGCACGGCTACGCGCCTGTGAATCGACAATTATCTTACCCGCAGCTATTTTAACTTGATAAATACGCGCTTCACTAGTGGTGACGCCTAATTGATCTTGAACCGCATTTTTCATCTCTTCAGTATTGCGATAATCACCTAACGACATCGGAACAGGGTCATTGAATTGAGCTTCCCAGGCGGCTCGAAATACTTCGGCGTGTTGTTGGCCGCGCTCGGTAGCTGGTGCCAGCACAATTGGATGACGGTATCCTTGTTTTGCCATATGTTTGGCTGCCTGGCGTATTTCAGTCTCGGCATCCAAGGCGAAGAAATGCTGTTGTAATGAAGTCTCATTAAGCTCACCACTGGGCTCATTTAACGTAAGCCAAGGAAGATTCTCTGGTAATTGAGAAGCGTCAATCGCCGCAATGTTCGGCTTTAATAAAGGACCAATTAATACGTTTGCTTGATGTTGTTGCAATAATTCCGGAAGGGCGGTGAACTCGATAGCATTGGTATCTAGAAACTGCGCACTTACTTGAGGCAATCGGCTCAGAGCTTTCACTAGGCCATCACGAACTGCTAACCCTTGCTCGGCATATTGACCTGTTAGCGGAAGTAACACCAGTGCGCGATTACGCGGCTGTTCGGTCAGTGCAATCAACTTATCAACAACGAACTGCGCTGGGTGATCACGAAATTGCCCTTGCCATTGAGTCAATACAGCATCTAATTGTGAAGGCGTCGTATTAATCTGGTGCAATGCCCGTACTAATGCTGCCCAGCCGGCGACCAACTGGCTACGCTGAAAACTTGGTGGCAATGTCAGTTGGTCGGGCTCTTGTACGTTCCGTAAAATTTCCCAAGCTTGCTGCGGTGTTGTACTGTCTGGTGCAACATTAATAAGCTGCAACTGATAGCTTGCCGCTTGCTCCCATTTTCGTTGTGCGCTTGCGGACCGCAGAGCCAGCTCTAAAGTTTGCTCAGGATAATCAACCGATAGGCGCGGAAGAAGTAACGGTTCAAGAACTTGCTCGACGTAATTCCAGCGCCCCTCATGCCCCGCAAAACGTGCTTCAAGTAGCGCCATGAGTTGTTTTTGAGCGGTGTTTAAATTTGCATCGTCAAAGTGCCGTTGAATCTGGGCAATAACCACCGCACTTTGCTGCCAGTGTCCATCGCGCTGAAAAGTTGCAGCTGCTTGCAATAGCGCATCAACCTGCTCTTCGCCTTGCATTAGTCGCGCATTGGCAAGCCAACTTTGCGCCGAGCGAAATTGTTCATCAAGAGGTACTGCGGTGAAATCAGAGCTGTCGTCACTGATTGGTGCTTGTGTTGAGGACGAACGCGGTGCTGAAGAACAGCCATTGAGTGCAGTAAACAACGCAACAATAACCATGCACAACAGAAACTTCTTTGGCACAATAGCAACAGACATTTTGAATTCACCCACGTTTTTTACAATGGGTCATACTATAAACCCTACGGCAAGGCTTCACAATCACGCCGACGGGTTCTTACAAGGGGTTAACATGACGACCGATACCGCTGGCTGTTTATATATTGTGCCAACACCTATTGGCAATTTGGCGGATATCACTGAGCGCGCAATTAATGTCTTACGCATGTGTGATGCCATTGCCGCTGAAGATACCCGTCATAGCGGACAACTGATGCAGCATCTAGGTATTCGCGCAACCATGTTCGCGCTGCATGAACACAACGAGCGGCAACGTGCAGAACAGGTGATTGAGAGGCTGCAGCGCGGTGAATCGATTGCGTTAATTAGTGACGCTGGTACGCCATTAATTTCTGACCCTGGTTACGTGTTGGTACAACAGTGCCGTCAAGCTGGCATCAAAGTCATTGCCTTGCCAGGCGCCTGTGCATTTGTCACTGCTTTGTCAGGTGCAGGCTTGCCAACCGACCGTTTTAGCTTTGAAGGTTTCTTACCGGCAAAACCACAGCAACGCCGCAAGCGTCTTGAGCAGCTCGCAGACGAAACACGTACCATGGTTTTTTATGAATCACCACATCGCATCACTGATACATTAGCAGACTTAATGACGACAATTGGTAGTGAACGTCCGTTAGTACTGGCGCGTGAACTGACCAAGCAATTTGAAACTTACCTAACCGGCACCATTGGCGAAGTTCAGCAGCAAGTGCTCAGTGATAGTAACCAACAGCGTGGTGAAATGGTGCTCATTCTTGGTGGTGCGCCTGAAGTAGAAGAAGATGACGTGAACCCCGCCGCATTAAGAACGCTTAACCTGCTTCGTAAAGAGTTGCCATTGAAAAAAGCCGCGGCCTTGGCTGCGGAGATTCACGGCGCACGTAAAAACACCTTGTATCAACTGGCGCTCGAGCAAGATAACCAGTAGAATGCGCGTCGGGAGTCAGCCAGACAATCGCTGCCTATGCGTGCATAGGGGGAGGAAAGTCCGGGCTCCATAGGGCAGGGTGCCAGATAACGTCTGGGCGGCGTAAGTCGACGACTAGTGCAACAGAGAGCAAACCGCCGATGGCCTGCGCAAGCAGGAACAGGTAAGGGTGAAAGGGTGCGGTAAGAGCGCACCGCGCGGCTGGTAACAGTTCGTGGCACGGTAAACTCCACCCGGAGCAAGGTCAAATAGGGGTTCATTGGCGCGGCCCGCGTTGAACCCGGGTAGACTGCTTGAACGCTAGAGTGATCTAGTGGCTAGACGAATGATTGTCCACGACAGAACCCGGCTTACCGGCTGGCTCCCGACACTTCTTTTTCAGAATTAGTTCGCTCTAATACATCACGGTTGAACTGCTGGGTGAAGCGAATGAATTCATTCAATGGCATGGCACGTCCGTAGAAAAAGCCCTGCTGGTAATGGCATTTCTGCTGCTGTAGAAACTCCACCTGCTGTTCATGCTCAACACCTTCGGCTACCACACTCATGTTTAACGTGTGCGCTATACGTATAAGCACTTCAACTAACGCTTTTTGTTGACCTTGGTGCGGTACGTTATGCAAAAAGCTGCGGTCAATCTTAATCACATCAATCGGGTACGAGCGCAAATAGTTCAAACTTGAATAACCGGTGCCAAAATCGTCTATCGCCAACGAAATACCAGCATCACGCAGCTTACGTAAGTTGGCGAATTGACGTTCTTTATTGCGCATGAGCATCGATTCAGTGATTTCGAACATCAATCGATTGGTCGGCACATCGGCCGCTGCTATCACATTGAGCCAGTGTGTTGCTGCCTGGCGGTCATTGAATTCACGTGGTGAACGGTTCAACGCAATGGCTAAATCTAAGCCCGCTTCGTGCATTTTCTTCCAATCCCGTACCACTTGACGCAATACAAAATCACCTAACCCAATAATTGCACCTGTTTTCTCGGCAATAGGAATAAATTCAGCTGGGGATATGGCACCACGTTCTGGGTGGGTCCACCGAATCAACGCTTCACAACGTGTAAGTAAACCAGTTTCTGTCTCAATAACTGGCTGGTAATGCACTTCAAATTGCTCGGCCTCAATGCCCTTTATAATCTGATGGTGTAAATTAATATCGCGCTCAGTGCTTTGACGCAATTGTTCATCAAAGAAATGAACACTCATCGCACCTTGTGCTTTAGCGGCATACATTGCCAGTTCTGCATGTTTCAATAACTGCTGCACTTCTTGACCATCATGCGGGAACATCGCAATACCAGTACTGGCGGTCATGTTGATATGGTTGTGTTCAATATCGAGTGTATGCAAAAGATCATTCATGATAGCTTTCGCCCGAATTTCAGCTTCACTCGGGTCGTTGAGATCTCGCAAAACAATGGCGAATTCGTCACCGCCGATACGAGCAAGCAGGTCATCTTCGCGAATACTGGTTCGAATACGCTCCGCTACCCGCTGCAACAAGGCATCACCAACTTCATGACCCAATACGTCATTTATTTCTCGCAAATGATCAAGATCAAGAACCAATAAGGCAAATTTTTGCTGATTGCGAAGTGCCGCACGAATGTCTGCGCCAAGTTGCTCAGCAAAGAAATTTCGATTCGGTAAATCCGTTAAACCATCATAGCGAGCTTGATAAGCAATGGTGGAAATAGCGCCCCGCAGTCGATGTTGGGTAAAAATCAGCATTAAAAATGCCGATAAAATAACTGCGGTGAGACCAATTCCAATAGCCCAGTGCAGCCAAAAATCAGCATTGGTAGCAACCCATTGGCCGTCGCGGGGGTAAGCAGCTAATTCCCAGCGTCCCCGAGGAAAGGTTATTTCAGTAACGAGCGCATCAGGATTAAAGACATCATCACTACCGGCAAAGGCTTGCGGGTTAGGCTCTAAATCATTTTTTGCATGGCGAATTGCGAACGAATAATTCGGATGCTGGTAAAAGCGAACGCCCTCAAGCAGGTGCACATGGTCAATCACCAACGAAGCAACCCCCCACAAGGTACGGTCGTTTCGGAATACTGGCATGCGAGCAATTAAGGCATCGCGGCCTTGTGTAAGGCGCATCGGGCCGGTTAACACGACATCCTTTACAGCAATGGCGCGTAATATACCGGCGTACTGATCGGTATCAAGTCGGTAGTTAAAACCAATAATGGATTGGTTTCCTTCAACGGGATAGACAAACTTAACGACCAAATCAGGCGCAAGCGCCACATGCATAATATCGAGATTCGAAGATAGGAACTCATCAATGATGTGTTGTAGACGAACGCGGTCAGGGGTATCTTGCCACAGAATTTCAGGACGCAGCGCACGCAGTGCTAACATATTGGCTTGTAAGCGCTGTTCAATTTGGCCTCGCATGGCACTTAAGTGCTCGCTGGTTCGGCGTTTTTCTATTTCCAGTTGTTGTTGTCGTTCGCCGTCGACCACAAGGTACACCGCGTACAACAAAGCCGATGCAATAAAGAGCACAACAACAAGGTAGCGCAATAAGCGCCAGCGTTCGGACTGCTTACCGAACTTATCTGGAAAACTCACAACATCTATCTGCTTCATTTATATGAGAAAGCTTGTTATTAGAATTATATGCTAATTGACATAGTACTCGCATCATCCTTTACCTAATCCTTGCCGTCAAGCGCTGTTACATATCGCAAACCAATCATTTTTCCTTGACAGGTGGAAAGATCGGCACCTAGACTGTCACATTGTGGGGATTTGTGGGTAATAGTGGATCAAATAATATGTTTCGTGGCGCAGCAGCACTCAGTCTAGATGACAAAGGTCGGCTCGCGATACCAGCAAAGTATCGCAAGAGTCTGCTTTTGGATTGTGACGGGCAAATGGTCTGCACCATCGATATCAAGCAACCCTGTTTATTGTTGTATCCGTTGCCGCAGTGGCAATTGATTGAACAGAAGCTCACCACCTTATCAAGCATGAACCCCGCGGAGCGTCGTCTCCAGCGTTTGTTACTGGGTCACGCCGAAGATTGCCAAATGGATAAAAACGGTCGCATTTTGATAGCACCAACCCTGCGTCAACATGCGGATTTGAGTAAGAAGATCATGATTATTGGTCAGCTCAATAAGTTTGAACTTTGGTCTGAAGCGGCATGGCAAGAACAAATCGCAGCCGATATGGCAGCGGAGCAAGAAGACGACTTGGCACACAGTGATCGACTACAAGACTTCTCATTATAATGACAACAGAAGCGCAACAACACGTCTCGGTGTTGTTACAAGAGTCCATCGAGGCTCTTGCGATCAAACCAGACGGAATTTATTTAGATGCAACCTTCGGTAGAGGGGGGCACTCGCGCGCTATTCTGGCCGAATTAAACTCGCAAGGTAAACTTTATGCACTGGATCGTGACCCCACCGCGATTGCTGCAGCAGAAGCCTTGCGTGATGATCCAAGATTTACCATCATCCACACCCCATTCTCACGATTAGACGACGTGCTTGAAACGCAGCAATTGCGCGGCAAGCTTGACGGAATACTTTTTGATCTTGGCGTATCCTCCCCACAATTGGATGACGCCGAACGTGGCTTTAGTTTCATGCGTGAAGGCCCACTTGATATGCGCATGGACACCAGTACTGGCATGACGGCGGCAGATTTCCTGAATTCTGCCAGCGCCGATGAAATTGCATTTGTGTTGCGAGAGTATGGCGAGGAGCGCTTTGCTTGGCGAATTGCCCAAGCT from Pseudidiomarina andamanensis includes:
- the dolP gene encoding division/outer membrane stress-associated lipid-binding lipoprotein — its product is MTERRNLLPVAVFCAAIAVSLTGCAAALVGATAVGISAATDTRSVGTQIDDQTIEVRVITALKGEDRLDDSRVQVVSFNRSVLLLGQVTNSSLRDLASHLVRNTQGVDRVHNELKVAPVISIGQISQDTYITSKIKAKFIADDKIKASDIKVVTENGEVALMGFVERDIARQAIDIARNINGVTRVIDAFE
- a CDS encoding penicillin-binding protein activator, with the protein product MSVAIVPKKFLLCMVIVALFTALNGCSSAPRSSSTQAPISDDSSDFTAVPLDEQFRSAQSWLANARLMQGEEQVDALLQAAATFQRDGHWQQSAVVIAQIQRHFDDANLNTAQKQLMALLEARFAGHEGRWNYVEQVLEPLLLPRLSVDYPEQTLELALRSASAQRKWEQAASYQLQLINVAPDSTTPQQAWEILRNVQEPDQLTLPPSFQRSQLVAGWAALVRALHQINTTPSQLDAVLTQWQGQFRDHPAQFVVDKLIALTEQPRNRALVLLPLTGQYAEQGLAVRDGLVKALSRLPQVSAQFLDTNAIEFTALPELLQQHQANVLIGPLLKPNIAAIDASQLPENLPWLTLNEPSGELNETSLQQHFFALDAETEIRQAAKHMAKQGYRHPIVLAPATERGQQHAEVFRAAWEAQFNDPVPMSLGDYRNTEEMKNAVQDQLGVTTSEARIYQVKIAAGKIIVDSQARSRADVDSVYLVGGIEQTRLLKPFIDVNISPFMKALPVYANSGSHTLRNDLSENDLDNVRFTDAPWLLPGHNEAKQLKQLLELRNNWGYSTARLVAFGHDALLLSQRLPLLQTMPGISAQGLTGELTVRNNQIVRELNWAKFKGHDVVAGQ
- a CDS encoding YraN family protein, encoding MSRKDIGNDGEAIARALLERHGLDHVESNYSCDMGEIDLIMREADTWVFVEVKSRSNEHFASVVEQITAAQCQRIRRCAQLFLIQNNLNEHITRMRFDVVAIVMDYDQAQWLQDAF
- a CDS encoding SIS domain-containing protein; its protein translation is MQDPIKTLFTECIQTQIAAADMLQEPIELACNLLVDSLLNGRKVYCCGEGLAHATSRHFAHIMLTGLSFERPPFPVTSLHADYGALEYDRMFAQQIQAVGQPSDLLVVFNAAERAPRVSRAMEAALSRDMLIIAITQTSDVDIAGLLGPDDVEIRIPTSNAARASEHLLQISNMLCSVVEHRIFPQETD
- the rsmH gene encoding 16S rRNA (cytosine(1402)-N(4))-methyltransferase RsmH, with product MTTEAQQHVSVLLQESIEALAIKPDGIYLDATFGRGGHSRAILAELNSQGKLYALDRDPTAIAAAEALRDDPRFTIIHTPFSRLDDVLETQQLRGKLDGILFDLGVSSPQLDDAERGFSFMREGPLDMRMDTSTGMTAADFLNSASADEIAFVLREYGEERFAWRIAQAVVKQCEEQPLSTTRELAELIAKAVPFKDKHKHPATRSFQGIRIHINGELDEIETALTAAVSGLKPEGRLAVISFHSLEDRMVKRFMRAQAQGRPIPAGLPIRDADFDRGQTLRLIGKAIKPSAVEIKANPRARSSVLRIAARLDYES
- the mraZ gene encoding division/cell wall cluster transcriptional repressor MraZ gives rise to the protein MFRGAAALSLDDKGRLAIPAKYRKSLLLDCDGQMVCTIDIKQPCLLLYPLPQWQLIEQKLTTLSSMNPAERRLQRLLLGHAEDCQMDKNGRILIAPTLRQHADLSKKIMIIGQLNKFELWSEAAWQEQIAADMAAEQEDDLAHSDRLQDFSL
- the rsmI gene encoding 16S rRNA (cytidine(1402)-2'-O)-methyltransferase; the encoded protein is MTTDTAGCLYIVPTPIGNLADITERAINVLRMCDAIAAEDTRHSGQLMQHLGIRATMFALHEHNERQRAEQVIERLQRGESIALISDAGTPLISDPGYVLVQQCRQAGIKVIALPGACAFVTALSGAGLPTDRFSFEGFLPAKPQQRRKRLEQLADETRTMVFYESPHRITDTLADLMTTIGSERPLVLARELTKQFETYLTGTIGEVQQQVLSDSNQQRGEMVLILGGAPEVEEDDVNPAALRTLNLLRKELPLKKAAALAAEIHGARKNTLYQLALEQDNQ